Proteins from a single region of Oreochromis niloticus isolate F11D_XX linkage group LG7, O_niloticus_UMD_NMBU, whole genome shotgun sequence:
- the LOC100694976 gene encoding proteinase-activated receptor 3: MGKLLLVFFVFVLCISSTQQKKGQKTRREQKNSSKVAFPIPRTFKGAPVINIQPFLNGTQASFLTYSPPALHLLNNSTVGYLGGSLSTRVIPIIYMLLVIVGIPANVSILCLLVTKIRKVSSAILYCSLAVSDLFLLLSLFFKAHYHFHGNHWVLGETACRVVTACFYGNLYCSAMTLACISIKTYLAVVYPFMYKSMPKRLCAAWVTLALWGVFGVAIIPELIVQQSYWLPQLNRTTCHDVLPLDHSSHIFLLYYHLILIILFLMVPLVVTIACFARIINELTRSHFDWGMYIKASSLVFSIFLVCFVPPGVLHFVHYVQLFVDGTETLYMYFNVAVCLCCVHACLDPFLFVIMSKSASSRLYFMTFKGKTLSISF; encoded by the exons atgGGGAAACTACTCCTGGTTTTCTTCGTTTTTGTCCTCTGTATAAGCAGTACACAGCAGAAAAAAG gacAAAAGACGCGGAGGGAGCAGAAAAACAGCTCTAAGGTTGCTTTTCCCATCCCCAGAACATTTAAAGGGGCCCCAGTGATTAACATTCAGCCCTTCCTAAATGGGACTCAGGCTTCCTTTCTAACTTATTCCCCTCCAGCTCTGCACTTGCTCAACAACAGCACCGTGGGGTACCTCGGTGGTTCTCTGAGCACCCGAGTCATCCCCATTATTTACATGTTGTTGGTTATAGTCGGGATTCCAGCCAACGTCAGTATCTTGTGTTTGCTAGTGACTAAAATCAGAAAGGTGTCTTCTGCCATCCTCTACTGCAGCCTGGCTGTCTCcgacctcttcctcctcctctccctcttctTTAAGGCTCACTACCATTTCCATGGAAACCACTGGGTTCTCGGAGAGACTGCTTGTCGAGTTGTTACGGCATGTTTCTACGGCAATCTCTACTGCTCGGCCATGACGCTGGCTTGCATCAGCATCAAGACCTACCTGGCTGTGGTATACCCGTTCATGTACAAAAGTATGCCCAAGAGGCTGTGCGCTGCCTGGGTGACCCTGGCTCTGTGGGGGGTGTTTGGTGTCGCAATCATCCCAGAGCTCATCGTCCAGCAGAGCTACTGGCTTCCTCAGCTCAACCGCACAACCTGCCATGATGTGTTGCCCCTGGATCACAGCTCTCATATCTTTCTGCTCTACTATCACCTGATTCTTATCATCTTATTTCTTATGGTTCCGCTGGTGGTTACAATTGCATGTTTTGCCCGAATCATCAACGAGTTAACAAGATCACACTTTGACTGGGGAATGTACATCAAGGCCAGCTCACTTGTGTTTAGTATCTTCCTGGTGTGCTTTGTCCCCCCTGGAGTCTTACACTTTGTCCATTACGTCCAACTGTTTGTGGATGGAACCGAAACTCTGTATATGTACTTTAACgtggcagtgtgtttgtgctgtgtcCATGCCTGTCTGGATCCCTTCCTTTTTGTTATCATGTCCAAATCTGCAAGCTCCAGGCTTTACTTTATGACTTTCAAAGGCAAGACGCTGAGCATATCTTTCTAA
- the LOC109202970 gene encoding proteinase-activated receptor 3-like gives MPRTFKGTPVINIQPFQNGTQTSFLTYSPPALHLLNNSTVGYLGGSLSTRVIPIIYTLVVTVGIPANMCLLVTKIRKVSSAILYCSLAVSDLFLLLSLFFKAHYHFHGNHWVLGETACRVVTACFYGNLRCSAMTLACISIERYLAVVYPFIYKSMPKRLCAAWVSLALWGGFGVAIIPELIIQQSYWLPQLNRTTCHDVLPLDHSSHMFLLYYHLILIVLFLMVPLVVIAVCFARFINKLTRSHSDQDHVNCSISCIFLADRSGMW, from the coding sequence ATGCCCAGAACATTTAAAGGAACCCCAGTGATTAACATTCAGCCCTTCCAAAATGGGACTCAGACTTCCTTTCTAACTTATTCCCCTCCAGCTCTGCACTTGCTCAACAACAGCACCGTGGGGTACCTCGGTGGTTCTCTGAGCACCCGAGTCATCCCCATTATTTACACATTGGTGGTTACAGTTGGGATTCCAGCCAACATGTGTTTGCTAGTGACTAAAATCAGAAAGGTGTCTTCTGCCATCCTCTACTGCAGCCTGGCTGTCTCcgacctcttcctcctcctctccctcttctTTAAGGCTCACTACCATTTCCATGGAAACCACTGGGTTCTCGGAGAGACTGCTTGTCGAGTTGTTACGGCATGTTTCTACGGCAATCTCCGCTGCTCGGCCATGACGCTGGCTTGCATCAGCATTGAGCGCTACCTGGCTGTTGTGTACCCATTCATATACAAAAGTATGCCCAAGAGGCTGTGTGCTGCCTGGGTGAGCCTGGCTCTGTGGGGGGGGTTTGGTGTCGCAATCATCCCAGAGCTCATCATCCAGCAGAGTTACTGGCTCCCTCAGCTCAACCGCACAACCTGCCATGATGTGTTGCCCCTGGATCACAGCTCTCATATGTTTCTGCTCTACTATCACCTGATTCTTATTGTCTTATTTCTTATGGTGCCTCTGGTTGTTATAGCTGTGTGTTTTGCCCGATTCATCAACAAGCTCACAAGATCACATTCTGATCAAGACCATGTGAACTGTAGCATCAGTTGTAttttcttagctgacaggagtggcatgTGGTGA
- the LOC100702757 gene encoding proteinase-activated receptor 1 — MLPMSLLVSLCLASCFGAAYARENATAPRGRGFLYDLRQSVTDEPIDYDENGTLNRSSNGTKDRKGLSEQALMFLTGPVSTILLPSFYTLVCSISVPINFCALLAFARGIRPKKPAAIYMLNLALADLLFALMLPFKISYHFEGNNWKFGPSMCRVVIAAFYWNMYCSVLLIACISVDRLLAVVYPIDSLAWRRPRNTIIACITMWVLSFAGSVPLVTSDQTFHISELNITTCHDVHSTAKIVWLKTYFLTLCCLLFFLPLLITVVSYTRVIWSLSKLQKRLPGSSHKRKRAIVMVLTVLLIFVLCFMPTNCLLLTHYLQFTTEKSQEAPDGSYALYLVFLCLGSLNCLLDPLLYYFGSSQCQRQLSNVLKCHKVTKRNDISNSLPTSCRSSTRPMLKSSCTESSKINSSIKVDSFQENLDSQYKKLLI, encoded by the exons ATGCTTCCGATGTCTCTGTTAGTTTCTCTGTGCCTTGCGTCGTGTTTCGGTGCTGCCTACGCAAGAGAAAACGCAA ctGCTCCACGCGGAAGGGGCTTTTTGTATGACTTACGCCAGTCAGTGACGGATGAACCAATAGATTATGATGAAAACGGCACATTAAATCGTTCTTCAAATGGTACCAAAGACAGAAAAGGACTTTCGGAACAGGCCCTGATGTTTCTAACTGGCCCTGTGTCCACCATCCTTTTACCTTCCTTCTACACGCTGGTCTGCTCCATCAGTGTGCCAATAAACTTCTGTGCTCTGCTGGCCTTTGCTCGGGGGATCCGTCCTAAGAAGCCAGCTGCAATCTATATGCTGAACCTGGCCTTAGCCGATCTTCTCTTTGCACTGATGCTCCCCTTCAAGATCTCCTATCACTTTGAAGGCAACAACTGGAAATTTGGCCCGTCCATGTGCCGTGTGGTCATTGCTGCCTTTTACTGGAACATGTATTGTTCTGTTCTTCTCATAGCTTGCATCAGTGTGGACCGTCTGCTTGCTGTAGTTTATCCCATTGACTCTCTGGCTTGGAGGAGGCCAAGGAACACAATCATAGCCTGCATAACCATGTGGGTGTTATCCTTTGCTGGCTCTGTGCCTCTTGTTACATCGGACCAGACTTTTCACATCAGTGAGTTGAACATCACCACCTGCCATGATGTCCACTCAACAGCTAAGATCGTCTGGTTAAAGACATACTTCCTCACGCTCTGctgcctcctcttcttcctgccTCTGCTCATCACAGTGGTGTCCTACACTCGAGTCATCTGGTCGCTGAGCAAACTCCAAAAAAGGCTCCCTGGAAGCTCACACAAAAGGAAAAGAGCAATAGTGATGGTTTTGACAGTGCTGTTGATATTTGTCCTGTGTTTCATGCCCACAAACTGTCTGCTGCTCACACACTACCTGCAGTTTACAACAGAGAAGAGCCAGGAGGCACCTGATGGCTCTTACGCACTCTAtctggtgtttctgtgtttgggaAGTCTGAACTGCCTCCTAGATCCCCTGCTCTACTACTTTGGATCCTCCCAGTGCCAGAGACAACTCTCCAACGTGCTCAAGTGTCATAAGGTTACAAAGAGAAATGATATTAGTAATTCATTACCTACTTCATGCAGGTCCAGCACCAGACCAATGCTGAAATCCAGCTGTACAGAAAGTTCAAAAATAAACTCTTCAATTAAAGTGGATTCTTTCCAAGAAAACCTTGACAGCCAATATAAGAAACTACTCATCTAA
- the LOC109203005 gene encoding uncharacterized protein LOC109203005, translating into MDPARNGEVAERGRRVAGRGRGIRMHGGRRIRGRSRAVVADEIRATVIDHVVNYGHSMREAGQRVQPNLQRSTVACIVRVFRQTNRTQRLPHTGGRGRMFTDVQETAIVDMVIRNNGIKLTEIRHRVLADNVTFANIHSVSITTISRVLKKHQVRMKQLYTVPFERNSEHVKQLRNQYVQRVMEIEGRQTHHIFIFVDEAGFNLAKARRRGRNVIGKRATVNVPGQRGANITMSAAISTDGLLLHRPLIGPYNTERLLAFLHDLYGRVVLGEERDAERRNQPTFIIVWDNVAFHHSRAVTEWFAAHPRMESLFLPPYSQFLNPIEEFFSSWRWKVYDHHPHDQMSLLDAMNAGCLEISAEDCQGWIRHARRFFPRCIALDDIRCDVDENLWPNGEDRVD; encoded by the exons ATGGACCCAGCCAGAAATGGAGAAGTGgctgaaagaggaagaagagtggCTGGGAGGGGGCGAGGAATACGTATGCATGGTGGAAGAAGAATAAGAGGAAGATCAAGAGCTGTAGTCGCAGATGAGATCAGAGCTACTGTAATTGATCATGTAGTAAATTATGGTCACTCAATGAGAGAGGCTGGTCAGAGAGTGCAGCCAAATCTGCAACGCTCTACAGTGGCATGTATTGTTAGAGTTTTCCGGCAAACCAACAG AACTCAACGGTTACCTcacacaggagggagaggaCGGATGTTCACTGATGTGCAGGAAACTGCCATTGTTGATATGGTCATCAGAAACAATGGGAtaaaactcactgaaattaGACACAGAGTCTTGGCAGACAACGTTACTTTCGCAAATATTCACAGTGTAAGCATAACAACAATTTCTAGAGTCCTGAAAAAACATCAGGTCAGGATGAAACAGTTGTACACTGTGCCTTTTGAGAGGAACTCTGAACATGTCAAGCAACTCAGGAACCAGTATGTCCAG AGAGTCATGGAGATTGAAGGCAGGCAAACACACCACATTTTCATCTTTGTGGATGAGGCAGGTTTCAACTTGGCCAAAGCACGGCGACGAGGGAGGAATGTGATTGGGAAGAGAGCCACAGTGAATGTCCCGGGCCAGAGGGGTGCCAACATCACAATGAGCGCAGCAATATCCACTGATGGACTGCTGTTACACAGACCACTAATTGGGCCATACAACACTGAACGGCTCCTTGCGTTCCTGCATGATCTCTATGGAAGGGTTGTGCTAGGTGAGGAAAGGGATGCGGAGAGAAGgaa TCAGCCAACATTTATAATTGTATGGGACAATGTGGCATTTCATCACTCCCGTGCAGTCACCGAGTGGTTTGCAGCCCATCCCAGAATGGAGTCTCTTTTCCTTCCACCTTACTCTCAATTCCTCAACCCCATAGAGGAATTCTTTTCCTCATGGCGGTGGAAGGTTTACGACCATCATCCACATGATCAAATGTCCCTCCTGGATGCAATGAATGCTGGATGCCTGGAGATATCAGCAGAAGATTGCCAGGGATGGATCAGGCATGCCAGAAGATTCTTTCCTAGGTGTATTGCCCTAGATGACATAAGATGTGATGTGGATGAGAACCTGTGGCCAAATGGAGAAGACCGAGTAGATTAG